A single window of Cytobacillus dafuensis DNA harbors:
- a CDS encoding S8 family serine peptidase, with the protein MKERKYSWYSKTSKTSTAIALSLGLLFPSVQFGIGHVSGATGKSAEQILASLTPEQQAALNQLEMTENYGLQGFSDEDLKSDKDISVIVQFKSKPGKVAVLEAALKGKKVTKQEANEQVDQEHSTFQSDLEKILPAATSSSEVKSAEPSYKITRSYKTSYNGVALTLAANQVEELMKSEVVQSVHKNITFTVEPPSIALEESNNASTQAASVPFVGVDKLHAEGITGKGVKVGVIDSGVDYNHPDLKDAFKGGYDFVDNDNDPMETTYEDWKKSVDPEFNNGISYYTEHGTHVSGIIVGQAKNDSEVSVKGVAPDADLYAYRVLGPYGSGTSEAVMAGIDRAVADGMDVINISLGAGINDPYFPTSTAVNYAVLSDVTAVVAAGNSGLNSYTLGSPGTAALALTVGASDVSISHSSMKGAIGTLSELELRNMAKSFTDNLSTLEGKSLDIVDVGLGGNANYTGKDVNGKIAFVARGTYAFTDKVKFAKQHGAAAVLMYNNAPGHIPTYLGEDQNYIPTFSLTQEDGLNVKEQLTAGNKSFTFSNLTETKTQGDTLADFSSRGPAKRTYDIKPEVTAPGVSVLSSVPAYIGNHDAPTDYKYAYARLSGTSMATPNAAGVAALLLQVNPTLQPEDVKTIMMNTADPLNGSYSVFEVGAGRVDPYQAVHTGMKIQVQDTTLVPNADGITTIKEKTGGIAFGTHYAGEDLRVKKKLKFQNLTDKVKNFNLNVQFQAVKGSLDAVANQVQVKFHPTITVDPASTESLHVTIEVPKAAAEGIYEGYLLVTNQENQTEQYRIPFSVRTAEDNFKTLDIGDSNIISPAYYRYDHYGKFNTHSSVNALMNLKTPMKTMDMILVDRKSGQELGFVGRHNLVGKNIDTNYQLVMFNGNYYPFRANGISTETVQAKPGQYQLKTITTTEADKVLTNSFDILVDIDQPTFTSSLDQESPILEYKPGQTTYPIEVQIYDKEIEAANQAGMAVDQSKNWLSWSRNSPVSSTVRMDTAGKWKEEILMDEKTPVISLKMDGFDGGGNIGGRKTYYFVKEGTPFAYGTSKQKSIALGETITTTLTLDNVQKLKSATWNLLDYGSYVPKFGTQLEVVEAKPNAALSEFGEGTVTVTYTNGKPSIKLDVASTKEVSGKIPAVDVTIKVKDTAYTTVAGFNANVSYVNEAGTSTNLFFAPFSWNVTPTFSEAFGYLTAEGFRKYVSGQVIVWDKKDWVQAGAKVIFSDAMGKVYDATINSKFQPEFLVTKLPLTDQLFTKEVHLPGHFITIQKNQKVGFLRNGVWYGQYMYIENKEAVAGDVNQDQVIDIYDALAIQEAWGTNKREADINFDGIVNATDIGFVKTNYLKVNPDVENTPKPAKNVKNKRLDDILRELGVTP; encoded by the coding sequence ATGAAAGAGAGAAAATATAGTTGGTATAGCAAAACATCGAAAACTTCAACTGCCATTGCTTTATCATTGGGATTACTTTTCCCATCCGTCCAGTTTGGGATCGGACATGTTTCGGGTGCAACTGGTAAATCAGCAGAACAAATCTTAGCATCGCTCACCCCAGAACAACAAGCGGCCTTAAACCAACTCGAGATGACAGAAAACTATGGCTTGCAGGGATTTTCAGATGAAGATCTGAAATCAGACAAAGACATTTCTGTTATCGTACAATTTAAGTCCAAGCCAGGAAAAGTAGCTGTATTAGAGGCCGCTCTGAAAGGCAAAAAAGTAACCAAACAAGAAGCCAACGAACAGGTAGATCAAGAACATTCCACATTCCAAAGTGATCTGGAAAAAATCTTACCTGCTGCCACTTCTTCTTCAGAAGTCAAAAGTGCAGAACCTTCGTATAAAATCACCCGTTCTTACAAAACTTCTTATAACGGCGTGGCACTTACCCTTGCTGCGAACCAAGTAGAGGAGTTGATGAAATCGGAAGTGGTCCAATCCGTACACAAAAATATCACCTTTACGGTAGAGCCCCCTTCCATCGCACTGGAAGAATCTAATAACGCTTCGACGCAAGCGGCTAGTGTTCCCTTTGTAGGAGTAGACAAGCTTCATGCGGAAGGAATCACAGGGAAAGGCGTAAAAGTAGGGGTCATTGATTCAGGGGTCGACTACAATCATCCTGATCTAAAAGATGCCTTCAAAGGTGGCTATGACTTTGTCGATAATGACAACGATCCGATGGAAACCACCTACGAAGATTGGAAAAAGTCAGTTGACCCGGAATTTAATAACGGAATCTCCTACTACACGGAGCATGGGACTCACGTATCTGGAATCATCGTCGGTCAAGCTAAAAACGATAGTGAAGTCTCTGTCAAAGGAGTCGCTCCAGATGCTGACCTCTATGCGTACCGTGTCCTTGGACCATATGGTAGCGGTACTTCGGAAGCCGTAATGGCGGGGATCGACCGAGCCGTTGCCGATGGCATGGATGTCATTAACATTTCCTTGGGAGCAGGAATTAACGATCCATACTTTCCAACGAGTACAGCCGTGAACTATGCGGTATTAAGTGATGTCACTGCCGTGGTGGCTGCGGGTAACTCAGGACTTAACTCTTATACTCTCGGCTCTCCTGGAACTGCTGCACTCGCTCTCACCGTTGGAGCCAGTGATGTATCCATTTCTCATTCGTCCATGAAAGGGGCGATCGGAACACTCAGTGAGCTGGAACTACGTAACATGGCGAAATCCTTCACTGATAACCTATCTACTCTAGAAGGAAAAAGTTTAGATATAGTAGACGTAGGTCTTGGTGGTAACGCGAATTACACGGGCAAAGATGTGAATGGCAAAATCGCTTTCGTTGCTCGGGGAACATATGCATTTACAGATAAAGTGAAGTTTGCGAAACAACATGGCGCGGCGGCTGTCTTAATGTATAACAACGCACCTGGCCATATTCCTACTTACTTGGGAGAAGATCAAAACTATATTCCTACTTTCTCTCTTACTCAAGAGGATGGACTCAATGTGAAGGAGCAACTAACTGCAGGAAATAAATCCTTCACATTTAGTAATTTAACTGAAACCAAAACACAAGGGGACACCCTAGCTGACTTCAGTTCTCGTGGACCAGCCAAAAGAACCTATGACATCAAGCCAGAAGTCACCGCTCCTGGAGTCAGTGTGTTGTCTTCTGTACCCGCTTACATAGGGAACCATGACGCACCAACCGATTACAAATATGCGTATGCTCGTCTCTCAGGTACTTCCATGGCGACGCCAAATGCAGCTGGTGTAGCAGCACTCTTATTACAAGTCAATCCAACGTTACAGCCTGAAGATGTAAAAACAATCATGATGAACACGGCTGATCCACTGAATGGTTCTTACAGTGTATTTGAAGTGGGAGCAGGACGCGTGGATCCTTATCAAGCCGTTCATACGGGGATGAAGATTCAAGTACAGGATACGACCCTAGTTCCTAACGCTGATGGAATCACTACTATCAAAGAAAAAACAGGTGGCATTGCGTTTGGCACTCATTATGCAGGTGAAGATCTTAGAGTAAAGAAAAAGTTGAAATTTCAAAACCTAACTGATAAAGTAAAGAATTTCAATTTGAACGTTCAGTTCCAAGCGGTGAAAGGTAGCCTAGATGCCGTAGCCAACCAGGTACAAGTGAAATTCCACCCAACCATAACAGTGGATCCAGCTTCTACCGAAAGTCTACATGTTACCATCGAAGTACCTAAAGCTGCTGCTGAAGGAATTTACGAAGGTTACCTCTTAGTGACCAACCAAGAGAATCAAACCGAGCAATATCGGATTCCATTTAGTGTTCGTACAGCGGAAGACAATTTCAAAACACTGGATATCGGAGATAGTAATATCATTTCCCCAGCCTACTATCGCTATGATCACTATGGCAAATTTAATACACATTCTTCGGTAAATGCGCTAATGAACTTGAAAACACCGATGAAAACCATGGACATGATCTTAGTAGACCGGAAATCGGGGCAAGAGCTTGGTTTCGTTGGACGACACAATCTGGTTGGAAAAAACATCGATACAAACTATCAACTAGTTATGTTTAATGGAAACTACTATCCGTTTAGGGCCAATGGAATCTCCACAGAAACAGTACAAGCAAAACCGGGGCAATACCAACTGAAAACGATTACGACTACTGAGGCTGACAAAGTTCTTACCAATTCCTTCGATATCTTAGTAGATATTGATCAACCTACTTTTACAAGCTCATTGGATCAAGAGTCTCCGATCCTTGAGTACAAACCAGGTCAAACTACTTATCCAATTGAAGTGCAAATCTATGACAAAGAAATTGAAGCGGCAAATCAAGCAGGGATGGCAGTCGACCAATCCAAAAACTGGCTCTCGTGGTCCCGGAACAGTCCAGTATCCAGCACTGTCCGTATGGACACAGCGGGAAAATGGAAAGAAGAAATACTGATGGATGAAAAAACTCCGGTCATAAGCTTAAAGATGGATGGATTTGATGGAGGCGGGAACATAGGTGGAAGGAAAACCTACTACTTTGTTAAAGAAGGTACTCCATTTGCTTATGGAACCAGTAAACAAAAATCGATCGCATTAGGGGAAACGATTACCACTACCCTAACACTGGACAATGTACAAAAATTAAAGTCAGCCACTTGGAATTTGTTAGACTATGGCTCTTATGTTCCTAAATTTGGCACTCAACTAGAAGTTGTTGAGGCAAAACCCAATGCAGCATTAAGTGAGTTTGGTGAAGGAACAGTAACCGTTACCTATACGAATGGAAAACCATCGATCAAACTGGATGTAGCGTCTACGAAAGAAGTTTCTGGCAAAATCCCTGCTGTAGACGTAACTATTAAGGTGAAAGATACTGCTTACACTACAGTAGCAGGATTTAATGCAAATGTTTCTTATGTGAATGAAGCGGGCACATCAACCAATCTCTTCTTTGCACCATTTTCTTGGAACGTCACTCCTACGTTCTCTGAAGCATTTGGCTATCTTACAGCAGAAGGTTTTAGAAAGTATGTATCTGGTCAAGTTATAGTCTGGGATAAAAAAGATTGGGTTCAAGCTGGGGCTAAAGTAATCTTTTCCGATGCTATGGGTAAAGTCTACGATGCAACTATAAATAGCAAATTCCAACCAGAGTTCCTTGTGACTAAGCTTCCGTTAACCGATCAACTATTTACCAAAGAAGTACACCTACCCGGGCACTTTATTACGATACAAAAAAATCAAAAAGTTGGCTTCTTACGCAACGGTGTGTGGTATGGGCAATATATGTACATTGAAAACAAAGAAGCAGTAGCGGGTGATGTAAACCAAGACCAAGTAATCGACATTTACGATGCACTGGCGATTCAAGAAGCTTGGGGCACAAATAAACGCGAAGCAGATATTAACTTTGATGGTATTGTTAATGCAACAGACATCGGATTTGTCAAAACCAACTACTTAAAAGTAAATCCAGATGTAGAAAACACGCCAAAACCTGCAAAAAATGTGAAGAATAAAAGATTAGATGATATTTTAAGAGAACTTGGAGTTACACCTTAA